A segment of the Xenopus tropicalis strain Nigerian chromosome 6, UCB_Xtro_10.0, whole genome shotgun sequence genome:
atattatatatattattcaaaaataaaaaaggctttATATGTCCTATTAAAagttattcttttatttaaaataattaattcgCTGCTGCTTGGGATTTTTGGATTGGGATTGTTCTCACTATTCAATTCAGTTTTTGATCATTTTCCataacccttaggggcacatttacaaaggcacgaatgctcgagcgttcatgcgaacgctccgagcgtattttcgccgattttttcgggcgtccggacgactttttcgtacgctgcacgacttttttgtacgccgcacgactttttcgtacaccgcacgactttttcggacgtttgcacgaaaaaatcggaaaggttttaccactgtttacaattgttcggtacgaaaatttcatgaatttcggatcgccaatacgatattttcgttttcaatccgattttttcccattcgtgattcggattcgtggattagtaaatgtgccccttagagtgggGTTCAAGCTGTGAGGCAACCCATATTTACTGTTACTTGGACTTGTTTATAACTTTTTCTACTTTTTATATGGACACAACATAAGCACACGGTCATTTATTtttcatgcacctgggatgtaatatgcaagccacttatacccttaatgggactgcacctGTAAGTGCACTGCAGAAACAGATAACTAGCATTCAACCCAAACTTGCCAATAAGATCACAACAAATGGGCAATGAACACTCTATATACCCccaacatgccagtaagatcaccgTAGAAATGgctggatggatggatagattaACCCTAGACTTAGTAAAGTCAATGCAGTAATGGACAATGAGCATCCCATTAAGCCCAGACAAAAAGACAGGTAGACTGAGCAACTAGAATGGAGCAGCACTGAGTAGCAGAGCCCACAGGAGGAATGACTGCCTGTAAGGCTAGCATAGGGAGAGGAAGAGATAGTAAGACACTGAAGCAGTTAATTAAACATGGATGTCAGCAAACGGGGTGGAAGGCAGATGCATATAGTCATGGGGGCAATCAAATACTGAGAAGCAGCCCCACTGTACTGCTGCCTGCACATCTAAACAGATACTGTGAAACCAAGACAAATTTACTTACCAGCCAGATGGATCACAGTTAAATCAGTAAGGGAAGGCACAATCTAGTCCTGGACCATTTCTGACAAACGTGCCCCCGGGAGGTACCCGCTCCCTCACACACCTCTCCCTCCCTGGTCTCCCACCCCTGAAGGGCATCGCATGGGCTCCTCTGAGTGCAGCCAGAAGTTGTTGAAGAGGAAAAGAGGACCAAAAAGCGGATAGGCTAATATATGATGGTGGGGTTGATGGAGTCAAGGACAGTGGGGGGAGGATGATATCAGGGGTGGGGTAGATGACAGTTTTAGAAGGTTGGttggggtggcaaccctagttaaaATATGTCAATAATAATTGCTGCACTCTCAGAACAATACTGTGGGGAAACTAGATCCAAGGCAGTTTGCATTGGAAAACAGCATACAAATTAATGGAGTGGtatggattttacattttcaatgaGGGCCAAGCAGTATTTGCATTCTAGCTATACTGCTTGGCCTGGTGCCACAATCCCCTCAAACCGATCTTGCTTTCTACCAAATGTTAACTTGCCCACAACAACCACCCTCCCACATGTACATTTGTTCTCTAACAACCCACCCCATGCCCTTGCTATTCGCACGAGCAGTATACGTTCTTGTGAATTCAATTCAACCCCTCTTTAGTCATTTGTGCACCCCTCGactattgcgccctaggcagctgcttgtactgcctacccctagttctggttctgcagaactgaaaataaaaCTCAATGTAAAACATTGCAATCAAGAGACAATATAGTctcaacatttttattattaaataagaaataaataggtAAGAAGTACATTAATAGATAATAGAACATATCAATAGCAGGAGTGTTACAATCTAGCTCtatgttttttgaattttggCAGCTGGGGAGTTCTCCGTCTCCTCATCcgttctttttctctttctttccagCTGCTTTACACTGGCTGCACACTGGCTGCTTGGACTAGATGTAATTTTATCCTCTTTTGGAATCTCACTTGATCCATCAGTAGATTCATGATGTTCTGATCTATCTCTGAGCCAGGCCCAATGAGATGGGTTATGCTGGGCCATCAGCTCATCACACTCTGATTTGGACACGATTGCCCTGTAGTCCATCTGCTGTAAGAACCTGTCCCACTTCCTAATGAAATTTCTGCGCTTTTCTTTCAGGTTCTTTCCTAAAACCCAGGCAAGCATGGCCATCTTTGGGATATCTGTATCTTCCTCAATCTCATGTGCCAGGTACAGGGACACAACAAAGTTCTGCCGAGTAAATTCATCAATCTTTAGTCCCGCACGCTTGAAATATATAAGCACTATAGCAAGAAGGTATTTGTCTGCTATTTTGTAAAAGCGGTCCTTTTGAAGGAAAGACATAATCTTTTTATCACTAAGAAGCTGGAAATATGCCTCAGCTTCAGCCTCTTCTACATGGGGATTATTTTCCTCCAACATCTCATCAAATTTAGAATTTATTAGTTTATCTTTTGTCTCagtcatttttcttttcaaaaaaagtgtttaaataatttaagtAAAAACAGTTCGTAAGCCTCTAGGAAACACCTCCGATCTCCTCCTAAGATCTCGTAAgatctcctcctaagagaaatctCTGTAAGTGATGTCATGCCCAGTAGTGCATATGTATAAGAACTGGGTACTGGGCATAgctgtgacatcacaatgttAGCAGTGACACAGCTGGCAACATGGCATGAACCATGGCAGagtaaagaaataataataattatatataataataataatataataataataataataatcacaacTCAACTGGGCCCCTTTTCATGGTGTCAACGGTGTCTGAGCTGCTTGTTTATCAGTCATAGCTTTGTCTGAAATTGTTTCCTACTTACATTGTAAATATgcgtagggacccatagggttaatatgcccctatggctttaaaccctaccatttcctataTATTCttattactgggcaaagacccatgtatctagttaaGTTCTGTTTTAACTCAAAataaccttctggcgtccattctttcaattactttgcacacagcttaAGTGAGTTTAAGTTGCTCTACACCCTTGGATACCCACATAGTGAAAGCCCATCTTGAATGTTAGAGTCttatgtaacccatgctctaaagcctatctagctggtattgcctgttttcacagccaaataggagttacatatgtatatatgttataaataaaagttttacCAAATCTATATTTGAATTTGTTCAAATACCAAATCTTCCACTAAATATTTGTCCAGTTGCAAATCAAATCCAGCCCTCAGTTTACATATTTGAACTTAGGACACTAAGGGAACTTAATAGCTCCATGTATGGTACAATTGCCTACTTTGGACAACTCAGGGTGGTCATTGTGAGTTATAGGCATAGATAGAATTAAGAAAGGGATCAGAGGTGAAGATTTAATCCCTGGATTATTACAACTGGAGACCAAGAGGGGTATATATTTTACAGACTAGGAACCACTTGGTCTCAACAGTGAATATAAtgtaaccagtgttggactggcccaccaggataccaggaaaactcctggtgggcccaggtgtcagtgggccctcctgctcctgaccatttggcctgcttcatggtcattccctatttctgaatgggaataaagaggagaaatagatggaagaatagatgttagcctgtaaataaaagagactaggaaaagTTGGGTGAGTAAAGTTTGgatagtgggcctatggtctaaggttttctggtgggcccctgaggtcccagtgcGACACTggatataaatatgtaattttttggGTAACCTTGAGAAGGAGACAGAAGGAAGCCCAAGCTTGGAGATAATCCTGGGGGAAGGGAGGATCCGGAATGGAATAAAATGCACAcaattttaatataaaacaaaGTAGTTTTACACAGTACCTCTTTAACAAACCACTGACAAAATGCTGGTCCGATCCATTCCCGTGCGTGCATACCACAATCTATCCAAACAGCTTTCTTATAAGAATTTGTACGTTTCCCcaactgcaaaataaaatgtaaaaatgaaaatcccAGCACTCTGGCTCAGCTAGTTTATATGCAGCAGCAAAATcctaaaaatttaatttattattctACAGAATGATTAACGAGCCTGAAGCTCTAGGGAAGACAAAATCTAATATTCATATGTCAGGAAAGATCAGTTCACCTTCTACAAAATAATTGTGGATAATAAGGGAGAGTCCAAACCCTTTCTTTTTAGCTTGCAAAAAAAGCTGTTTATAATTTAAGGAGCATAAAAgttttaagggaaaatatacatTCAGTCTAGGTAGGGTTTAGTTTCTTTTAAAAAACTTGGACAGAAAATGCTGCAAATTGTAAAGAAAGCTTTTTCACATCCTGACATCCTGATGGCTAAAATctaacaattcaccagctaagagtgaagacacatggagccacttattagtagctacttgtcacagctactaaatgccagaaaataccctgccatagacaatgctgagaattgcctctgctaaaacatagcttgagacaattatcagtaaatgatcagcattgtctattttagtagccatgacaagtagccaggggcgggccgagctgaccgggtgccctaggcaacccggtcggctacctcgcccctgcaccactttatcgcaaccccccccccccccccgtgtgtgtggTTTGACGCGCATGCGTAGTTCAACGAGGGGGCGGGGCGTGACGCAAACCTgtactagggttaggcagaagaggctcctgcctggtgccccccaatcattgcgccctaggcagctgcctcttctgcctaaccctagttccggccctgcaagtagctgctactagtagctctgtgtgtcttcaccctagagGAAATAATTTCAAATGAATATGATGAAAATAATAtggtgcagttaaaacatattttttttatttatagaaaaaagCATCTTGAACATAAGAATCCTGATGCATTCCATGCCAGAAAAGACAAGGGCACTATAGacttatgattaagtgcccttgtCTTTTTTGGCACAAAATACACCAGGCTTCTTATGTTTgagatgctttttctttaaataaaataagttttAACTGCACCACATTATTTTCAATGGTCCAGTTCTTCATTTCACATTAtatagtcaatggcagatgtctcttccctgcCCTTAAGGTTCCTTCTTTGCTTTtaatctttagaggtttttggattttttacacTATTTTGTTGTGCCACAGTACAAAAAAGTAAAGGTTTTGGTCCAGTTTCAcgacttttctgcgactttttcccgCTTGGACTTTATCAGTTCAGACATTCTTGGAAatcagttttagtaaatctgcccctaagtctaagcCAGGCAGATTTATTGCTTCCAGGTCCGGACACAACGAGAAGAATTTTTAAGCATACAGGTGGATTGTCCCCCTCATGGGGCCTTACCCTCGCACATGTGGTATATTTGTCATCCCAGAAGTATAAAAACGCAGTATGAATGTGCTGATTCACAATGAAACTTGTACAAGATGAGGTATAAAGGTGATAGAAGGGAATGGCATATACAAAACAGATGGTCACTGGTAAAACAGAAGACCATGCGTCTATCTAGACCATATTAAACCAGCAATCAGTTTGATGCAATCACACCATTGTATTCAGGCACTATGAAAACATACTGTAGCTACTAAATACAATCAGTGCACATTCTGAGCACAGGAAAATTATGCTTATTGAATTAGTAACTGACCAGAgctgggctgggattcaaaagattcaataaatagtgactgtctgttgcatcttacagcagcccctctggcatttgccagcattCACgtattgccagtccgggcctgtaacTGACTTACATACTAATTATTCTTTAGCTAAAGAAACATACTGAACAATGGTGTACTGATTTTTGGGAATAGGACACATAACACAGTTTCGGTGCTTGGCCCCCACTTAAACAGGCAATTCAATTTGGTTTATTTTCACTACAGCTGTTTGTTAAAATCTTATCTTTGCGGTATTTAAAGGTCTATGCAGCACACTGTATTTTGACTTTTGTGGCCCATTCATGGATAATGGCAGCTATCAAAATCTCCTTGCATTTCACTGCCAGTGTCGGCCACTGGCAGAGTGTTCCTCTTGCTTTTGTATGGGGTAAAGGGTAactgctcacaagtaaaaaaggttggggacccctgccctaatatttatttgttattatcaGCAATTGTACTGTTCTATAAGTGATTAAAACAGCATTCTCTTAAGCCAGtagcatttttattaaaattcccAAATGTTAAATCTTATATTGACTCCACACTCCAGCATGTGTGCGTGTTGGTTTCATTTATAGGTTCAGATACAGGATCTGTGTTCCAGAACAGTTGAAAACTGAATTTTCCAaatacaggctttctgtaatttagagtaCCATGCCAATATATTATAATCTAATattcacaaataaaaatatagtagTTTTGTACTTTGGCATAGATTTATGCTGGGTTATTTGCTAGATTTGGAGATTTTTGCATAACAAAATCCAGAACCCATAAATTGTTTTCCAGGCTTTTTATTTGtacttcaatttttatttttaacagtaaTTGGTTAACACTATCTCTGAGCAACCTTTTAAACAGCTTCCCACTATTGATGTTAGAGTTACGGGTCGATAATTCCCTGGTTGAGATCTATTAAGGCATCTAAAAGGGAGAGACATCCTAACTGAAAACATTATTACTTCTTTCAGAAAAgagcaaaaacacattttatcttCCACCAATGCCACTTTCTATGTTTGTTCTAAACTGCACAATAAGatttcttaataataataatgcaaacaAAAGTAATACATATTTTAGATAAAGTATTTATGAATAATTGTTAAAGCGCACTACTACTCATGTCACGAAAATATTCATCAGCCTCCGAGTTCACTATGTATTGTCGGTTTGGCAATAACTATGTGCACAAGTTAAACACccctttagggcagtgctgtccaacttctgttgtaccgagggccggaatttttccgacctacgtggtggagggccgataatggaagccagttttgaccactcccctt
Coding sequences within it:
- the LOC116411673 gene encoding speedy protein 1-A-like gives rise to the protein MTETKDKLINSKFDEMLEENNPHVEEAEAEAYFQLLSDKKIMSFLQKDRFYKIADKYLLAIVLIYFKRAGLKIDEFTRQNFVVSLYLAHEIEEDTDIPKMAMLAWVLGKNLKEKRRNFIRKWDRFLQQMDYRAIVSKSECDELMAQHNPSHWAWLRDRSEHHESTDGSSEIPKEDKITSSPSSQCAASVKQLERKRKRTDEETENSPAAKIQKT